GGTGGACTGGCTCGAAGAAGGGACACAGGACCGTGCCTGAGCGCCGCGGTGACCCGCAGTCCAACGCCGTGGGGGACGAGCGTAGACTCCTGCGCGAGCATTGGGACCGAATCGCCCGGGATATGCCCGACCTGCTGCCGGCCGCCTCGACGCGCTACTACCGGCAGATGGAGATCGCCTTGATCCGGCGCCACGTCGGCGATCTGCGCGGCAAGAAGGTCTTGAAGCTTGACCTGTGGAACGAGGCCGTCAACACGCGCATCCTGAACTGGATGGCAGATAACGGCGCCTGGACCTGCGGGTTGGACATCAGCCATCAAACCGCCGCACGAGCCGAACGCAGCGCGCGCGATCACACCCAAAAGCCCGGATTCCTGCAGGCGGAGATACGCGGCCTTCCCTTTGCGGATGACACTTTCGACTTCGTCTATACCATGGGAACGATCGAACACATCGACGATCAAGTAGCTTCGCTGCGCGAAATCGAGCGAGTGCTCAAAGCCGGGGGAATCGCCATCGTCGGCGTGCCGCACAAATGGGATCTGTTCCTGCGGCCGCTGTTCGTTTACGCTTTGACGTCGATCGGGAAATATCTCTACGCGCCCGAGAAGTGCATGAGCGCCGGGGAGCTGCGGCGCGCGGTCACGCAAAGCGGTCTGCAGGTGCGGACGCGCACCGGCCTGCTGCTCATGCCGGGAATCCTGCGCATGGCCGACCTGTTCTTCCTCAGCAGGGGAATCCCGCTGCGGCGGCTGACTCCCTTACTGCTCTGGCCCTTCGAGCAGCTCGAACGGCGCAGTTCGTGGGCTCGCAAATTCGGTTATTTGCTCACCCTCGTCGTTGAAAAACCTGCAGCGTAGTTCTTTCGCCCGTATCGATACTTC
The DNA window shown above is from Anaerolineales bacterium and carries:
- a CDS encoding class I SAM-dependent methyltransferase, which produces WTGSKKGHRTVPERRGDPQSNAVGDERRLLREHWDRIARDMPDLLPAASTRYYRQMEIALIRRHVGDLRGKKVLKLDLWNEAVNTRILNWMADNGAWTCGLDISHQTAARAERSARDHTQKPGFLQAEIRGLPFADDTFDFVYTMGTIEHIDDQVASLREIERVLKAGGIAIVGVPHKWDLFLRPLFVYALTSIGKYLYAPEKCMSAGELRRAVTQSGLQVRTRTGLLLMPGILRMADLFFLSRGIPLRRLTPLLLWPFEQLERRSSWARKFGYLLTLVVEKPAA